In Brassica napus cultivar Da-Ae chromosome C2, Da-Ae, whole genome shotgun sequence, the sequence GTTTTGAACCACGCGTCTGTGGTCGGGTGGTTAAGGCATTCCTTGGATCCTCAAGGGACCCGAGTTCGAATCCGCACCACACCAGATTTTCACAGTGCGTGGTCATCGGGACTTTTACATTCTCTCTCCGGAGAAtggtttaccatttttttttacatccaTTTTGCAGGCCATCGTCGAgaaccataaaaaattaaaaatacttatGCTGGGGAGAGGCATAAAACATtagtttgtttaaatttttctagatttttatgattttctaaaattttatatctcatcaaaaattattattattttattaaaatattaatatattattgaaaattaaCTTTATTTTCGGTATGAGCTGTAGTTAATTGATAACATTCATAAATTGATGTACTAAATTGACCAAACAGTTAacataaattatgaaattaaataaCAGAAAggttaagtaattttttttgtcaaaaaggTTAAGTATTAAAtggcttataattttttttgtcgaatttcttataaaaatttatttagaatAATTTATACAAAAACTTAAATTCATGTTGATATAAATATTTGGTTTATCAGTaacattttagatatttaattattttaaaactaaatataaataaaatttcaagagtataatacatatttcaatatattcatatatacatTCAGATTTCGGTTTGctttatttacaatttttagaCTAGGCAGTCATCTGCACCGTGTGCAAAGTGAAATAGTTgattagattatttattttacgttGTATTAAGGGATTTGTTGTATAGTTTTTCTAGGGATTGACATTCAGATATCCGTTAAGATTTAATTGATCTAttcagattttggatttttagagttagaaatttaaatctgATTTGGGTATttacaaaaacaatatttaaatttggtttgtaTTTGATTCGAATCATTGCGGGCTCAGTTTGGGTTTGAGTTAAAGTAcacattttaattatgtatttttttaacagAAATCCAAATATACTTAAGtcctcaaaatccaaaaataaaacaatataaaacataaaatttgaataagtaagactaaatacttaaatttacattaaaattagtctaatttaaatatttagatagagaaaaatagatattttagtattttcttaacattttgttattttagatatttacttgtgactactttgataatttttagatgtttcatattttttaatacccaatagatataaaatataaaaaattaatatatttaaatatataattgtgatttagatatttttggtatctaaaatatttcaatttggATCGGATTATGGTCTAGTGATCcggatattaaaattttatatccatctgagtatttaatcaattttaatttgtgtttactattactttcaaatcaagttctGTCCGGTTCTACGATTTTACCGAGACTTAGTTTCTTCTACtaatataaagaaaagaaatgtaaaaaatagttTGGGCCTATTTTACATACACAATTATTAGACCATACTTTAAGAATACCAATAAAATGGTTGGGCGTGTCAATATTGTTGGACATGTTGCAAAATTGATGTAGTCTATATCCAATAACATGTACTCTCTTATAAAAATTTCttggaaaatataataaaaacatgatacAATCGAGTAAAAGGCGGTTAGGTTGCATCGAAAATAATGTGATCTCTTCACTCGGCACTTCCGAATTTGGTTTTGTATTCGATTTCGCAaattttctttccttttataGCTTTtctaatttctgattttttctagcaattttattttgtttccaaTTCTTGGCCTGATATGAAAGCtttgtaaagaaaaacaatacTTGGCTAAACTAAATATCTCACTTTGTGTGTAGTGTTTTTCACCTCAGTTTCCTTAATTCATAACCAATCCCGATTATTTGCTGCCTTTGTGTACAAAAGTTACAATGATGACCAAGTTGGGCAAAGTACGAAACTTTCggtttttaaaaacattctcaTTCCAACATTTTAGTTGATGCGAatcttaatgattttgtaaattttttctttcaataatAATTATTCAGTAGTTTCACGGAGAAAACTTTAGTTCACCAATACAAATGTTAAAATtgcataaattaaaactaagttaatttaaaaaatagtgtgtaaacacattaaattatatGCGTTGGAGTTAAAAAAACTAGTGTgtgaatataataatttttaaatgattatgagACTGTCGTATCAACATTCTAATTGTCAAATTATTGTGAAACATTCACGTGTCAATTAatgtgtgaacacatttattacatttttttttcttttaatatgtaaagGATATCGAAGATAGTTTGATTTTTTGGCTCTAGATAAAACATTCATGCTTAAAATATCGGGAGGTTCTTAACACAATAGAAAGTTAAAAAGAGAATATAGGAAAATTCTCAATTAAGCACTTTTAAGAAACAATTACAATACTGACACATGTCACCTCTTTATTGGTTCTGTTTTTTTAAAGCAAAGTAAAAAGTAAATACATtagtataatattaattttttttttcttttagaatctCTCACATGTTTTCAGCCATGGGTATgctcttataataaaaaaaaaaacataatcccATACACAGCCACATTTGTTGTTTCTCCAACCAACCTCTCATTATAAATGAAAGCGACTCTCGCACCACCCTCCTCTCTCATAAGCCTCCCAAGGCACAAAGTATCTTCTCTCCGTTCACCGTCGCTTCTCCTTCAGTCCCAACGGCCATCCTCAGCCTTAATGACAACGACGGCATCACGTGGAAGCGTAGCTGTGACGGCTGCTGCTACCTCCTCCGCTGAGGCGCTGCGAGAAGGAATAGCGGAATTCTACAACGAGACGTCGGGATTATGGGAGGAGATTTGGGGAGATCATATGCATCACGGCTTCTACGATCCCGATTCCTCTGTTCAACTTTCAGATTCCGGTCACCGGGAAGCTCAGATCCGGATGATTGAAGAGTCTCTACGTTTCGCCGGCGTTACTGGTTCGCTTCTCATTCTCTACACTTGAGGTTGATACGTTGTTTGTTATGAGTGATAAACGTACACATGAACACTTTCTAGAtttattataaacatttttttgaacttttattATAAACAATTCTTACAAACAAAATACTCTTTGAACTCTTTAAAATCTATAACAAAGGTTTAGTTTTACTTTTGATTTGTTGGTAACAGAAATGAGTAGGGATGTTTGAAGTCAGATGAAGCCTTTCTGTTTATCCCTTGGGAAGAAAGGCTTACAGTAAGCCACGTCCCATCCAGAAGCAGACCCATTCCCTAACTAATcatttttataaacaatttgTAACTATTATTcctagatatttttttttttacttttagttaCCCTAACTTTTTGTATACAAGACACGAGGTGATTTTTCGTTGTCCAAAAATAAGACACGAGGTGATTTTTCACATTATTTATCATAATATAGACAtagttttttgagaaaatatatcATACATAGTTGTAActtgaattatatatttttgagaaaaactcagtaataattttcttataattattcgatgttttatatttattaataataagattttgtaagtctctttttgaaactattatgGATGATGAATAAGTTCTTCCTCATTTCaagattaagaaaacaatttaaaCTGAAATAATAATGCGCATTCGGTGAAAATATCTTTCTGCTTGGGATTGTGGttgttaatattaatttatattataaacacATGACTTTTttaaagaagaggagaaaaaGATAAAGAGAGTGGTGGATGTTGGGTGTGGGATCGGAGGAAGCTCAAGGTATATTGCCTCTAAATTTGGTGCCGAATGCATTGGCATCACACTCAGTCCCGTTCAAGCCAAGAGAGCCAATGATCTCGCCGCCGCTCAATCACTCTCTCATAAGGTGTCTTCTCGTACATTCGACCATTCTTTCTGCGGAATCTGATCTAACTGAGACGCCATTGGACCAGGTTTCCTTCCAAGTTGCAGATGCATTGGACCAACCATTTGAAGATGGTATTTTCGATCTTGTTTGGTCAATGGAAAGCGGTGAGCATATGCCTGACAAGGCCAAGGTATACTACCTAGCTCACCATAATTTTTATACTAGATTTACTAGACAATATCCATCTTTTGATGTCAATGATGtccattaattttaaaataaacaaaagaaggatGTGAGAGTAAAATTTTGTCAAATTTATCTAACAACACGTTTTCTATTTAGTTATGTCATGGTTTCTTTTTGTCTAAAAATTTTAGGCAgagtttaaaaaaagaaaattgtagtATCTGTTCGAAAACAGAATCTTAGTGTGGTATTTTTGAAAC encodes:
- the LOC106388189 gene encoding tocopherol O-methyltransferase, chloroplastic isoform X1 is translated as MKATLAPPSSLISLPRHKVSSLRSPSLLLQSQRPSSALMTTTASRGSVAVTAAATSSAEALREGIAEFYNETSGLWEEIWGDHMHHGFYDPDSSVQLSDSGHREAQIRMIEESLRFAGVTEEEKKIKRVVDVGCGIGGSSRYIASKFGAECIGITLSPVQAKRANDLAAAQSLSHKVSFQVADALDQPFEDGIFDLVWSMESGEHMPDKAKFVKELVRVTAPGGRIIIVTWCHRNLSQGEESLQPWEQNLLDRICKTFYLPAWCSTSDYVELLQSLSLQDIKCADWSENVAPFWPAVIRTALTWKGLVSLLRSGISVIPERENDRAQVKKATQLDPGEDEDLIAPMYLFVLTVLQFVTTVRNIQNQKLKPNQI
- the LOC106388189 gene encoding tocopherol O-methyltransferase, chloroplastic isoform X2, which codes for MKATLAPPSSLISLPRHKVSSLRSPSLLLQSQRPSSALMTTTASRGSVAVTAAATSSAEALREGIAEFYNETSGLWEEIWGDHMHHGFYDPDSSVQLSDSGHREAQIRMIEESLRFAGVTEEKKIKRVVDVGCGIGGSSRYIASKFGAECIGITLSPVQAKRANDLAAAQSLSHKVSFQVADALDQPFEDGIFDLVWSMESGEHMPDKAKFVKELVRVTAPGGRIIIVTWCHRNLSQGEESLQPWEQNLLDRICKTFYLPAWCSTSDYVELLQSLSLQDIKCADWSENVAPFWPAVIRTALTWKGLVSLLRSGISVIPERENDRAQVKKATQLDPGEDEDLIAPMYLFVLTVLQFVTTVRNIQNQKLKPNQI
- the LOC106388189 gene encoding tocopherol O-methyltransferase, chloroplastic isoform X3 encodes the protein MKATLAPPSSLISLPRHKVSSLRSPSLLLQSQRPSSALMTTTASRGSVAVTAAATSSAEALREGIAEFYNETSGLWEEIWGDHMHHGFYDPDSSVQLSDSGHREAQIRMIEESLRFAGVTEEKKIKRVVDVGCGIGGSSRYIASKFGAECIGITLSPVQAKRANDLAAAQSLSHKVSFQVADALDQPFEDGIFDLVWSMESGEHMPDKAKFVKELVRVTAPGGRIIIVTWCHRNLSQGEESLQPWEQNLLDRICKTFYLPAWCSTSDYVELLQSLSLQDIKCADWSENVAPFWPAVIRTALTWKGLVSLLRSGMKSIKGALTMPLMIEGYKKGVIKFGIITCQKPL
- the LOC106388189 gene encoding tocopherol O-methyltransferase, chloroplastic; translation: MKATLAPPSSLISLPRHKVSSLRSPSLLLQSQRPSSALMTTTASRGSVAVTAAATSSAEALREGIAEFYNETSGLWEEIWGDHMHHGFYDPDSSVQLSDSGHREAQIRMIEESLRFAGVTEEEKKIKRVVDVGCGIGGSSRYIASKFGAECIGITLSPVQAKRANDLAAAQSLSHKVSFQVADALDQPFEDGIFDLVWSMESGEHMPDKAKFVKELVRVTAPGGRIIIVTWCHRNLSQGEESLQPWEQNLLDRICKTFYLPAWCSTSDYVELLQSLSLQDIKCADWSENVAPFWPAVIRTALTWKGLVSLLRSGMKSIKGALTMPLMIEGYKKGVIKFGIITCQKPL